Sequence from the Actinomycetota bacterium genome:
GTCCAGGAATACCTTCGCTCCGAGGATGGTCTCGAGCTCCTGGCGAGCGAGCGTGTTGGACCGCGCCAGCACCGCTCCGCGCCTGCCGATGACGATCCCCTTCTGGCTGTCCCGTTCGACGAAGATGGTCGCGCTCACGTGGAGCAGATCCTCCCGCTCCGGGTCCTCATCGATGCCCTCGACGACCACGGCGATGGAGTGCGGCAGCTCGTCGTGCATCCGGACGATGAACTTCTCCCGGATGATCTCGGCCACGAGCTGACGCTCGGGCTGGTCGGACACCTGGCCCGCCGGGAACAACCGTGGCCCTTCCGGCAGGTAGGACACCAGCACGTCCGCTAGGTGTGCCACGTTGGTCCCGTCCACCGCGGACGTCGGCACGATCTCGGCCCAGCTGCCCAGGCGGGACACCTCGTCGAGGACCGGGATGAGGGGTGCCCCTCGGACCCGGTCCTCCTTGTTCACCACGGCGACGACAGGGGTGGCGACGCCGCGCAGTTGGTCCGTCAGCCACCGATCACCCGCTCCGATCCCCGCTGCGGCATCGACGAGGAAGCAGATGACGTCGACCCCGCTCCACGTGTCGCGGACGAGGTCGTTCAGGCGCTGGTTGAGCAGCGTGCGAGGCTTAGTGAAGCCGGGCGTGTCGATGAAGATGAGCTGCGCATCCGCACGGGTCACCACGCCTCTGATCGCGTTGCGGGTCGTCCCCGGCACCTCGGTGACGATCGATACCTTCGCGCCGACCATGGCGTTCAGGAGGGTGGACTTGCCGACGTTGGGTCGACCCACCAGGCACACGAACCCGGACCGGTGCCCCTCGGGAACCTCTTCGCCGCCAGCGAGGATGGCGTCGAGATCGAGCTCGATGCCCTCGGTCACGTCGAGCGGCCCTGCGACAACCGTCGCGGGCCGAACGCGTGCGGCAGCAGCTCACGGATCGTGGCGACGAGCGGCCGACCGCCATCACCCGAGGCGAAGACCGTCGCGTCGGCACCGAACTCGAAGATCACCTGGCGGCAGCCACCACACGGGGTGCACGCCGCCTCGCCATCACCGACGACCGCGACCGCAACGATCGGCGAGCGCACCCCCGCGCCTGCCATGGTCCGGATGGCGTTCGCCTCGGCACAGGCCGCCATCGGGTAGGCCGCGTTCTCCACGTTCGCCCCCTCGAACATCTGGCCGTCCTCGGTGACCACGACCGCCCCGACCCGGAAGCCCGAGTAGGGCGCGTAGGCGCGATCGCGTGCCTGGCGGGCGCGCCGGAGCAGGTCGGCCTCGTCGTACGCCACGCCCCGTGGTCGGTCAGGCTTCACGGCACTACGCCTCCACCGCCGGGATCCGCTCGTCGTCGTGCACGCGCTCGACGACGACCTTACTGACCCGCCGCCCCTGGACCCGTTCCGCGATCAGCCGCAGACCCTCGATCGTCACCCGGTCCCCGGGACGCGCCACCCGTCCGAGCGTCCCGAACAGCAGGCCCCCGACCGTGTCCCAGTCGTCGTCGGGCAGTTCGGCGTCGAACAGGTCGTTGAGGTCGTCGACCGGCAGGCGCGCGTCGACCCTCGCCCGACCGTCGTCGAGCATCTCGACCAGCGGCTCCTCGCGATCGTGCTCGTCGACGATCTCGCCGACGATCTCCTCGAGGATGTCCTCGATGGTGACCAGTCCGATGGTCGCCCCGTACTCGTCCACGACGATGGCGAGGTGGACCTTCTGCTCCTGCAGCTCCCGCAGCAGATCGTCGCCACGCTTCGTCTCGGGCACGAAGGTCGCGGGGCGCACGAGATCTCCCCACTCCCGCCCCTCCAGGTCGGAGGACAACCGCTCGAGCACGTCCTTGGCGTAGACGATGCCGACGATCTCGTCACGGTTCTCGCCCGTGACCGGGATACGCGAGTACCCGCGCCCGATGATCGTCTCGAGCACGTCCTCGAAGCTGGCGTCCTCCCCCAGCGTGACCATGTCGGGGCGGGGGACCATGATCTCGCGCGCGATGGTGTCGCCGAGCTCGAAGATCGAGTGGATCATCGCCCGTTCCTCGGGCTCGATCGGCTCGTCCTCACCGTCGTCGTCGCGGTCGTCGAGCTCGTCCTCGCCGGGGAACGGTCCCGCCACCCCGTTGCGCTCGCGCACCAGCGCACGTCCCACGACGGTCAGGGGCTCCACGAGGGGACGCAGCCCGCGCACGACGGGGTGGAACAGCCGTCCCAGCACCAGACCCGACGCCTCGAGGTGCCGGAGCGCGAGCGTCCGCGGCAACACCTCGGCCGCGACGTAGCTGGCGAGCACCATGACTGCGACGGCGATCGCGATCCCCGAGGCACCGGCGAGGTGTCGGGACAGCAGCGCGATCAGGACCGCCGCGGCCGTCACGCGCAGGGTCACGGTCAGGAACAGCACCACGTTGAGCGTGCGGCCACGGTGCTCGATGAGCCACAGCAGCCGGTCGGACCCGGGGCGCTCCTCCTCGTCGAGACGCAGGGCACGCACGACGTCGAGCTGGGAGACCACGGTCTCGAACGCGCCAACCATCGCGGTGAGCAGCAGCATGACGGTCACCGCCACCACTGCGACGATGTCGATGCCGGTCACGAGTGGACCTCGCTCTGGCCGTACTCGCTCAGGATCACGTCGGTCAGCCCGAACATCTCCCGCTCGGACTGGGGGTCTGCGTGATCCATCCCGAGCAGGTGCAGGATGCCGTGAACGGTGAGCAGACGGAGCTCATCGTGGACTGACCGTCCGTACCGTGGTCCCTGCTCGGCCGCGACATCGGGGCACAGCACCACGTCCCCGAGGATCGCCGGTCCAGCGAGCGGTGACTCCCCCGGCTCGTCCATCGGGAACGCCAGCACGTCCGTCGGTCCCGGCTTGCCCATGTGCCGCTCGTTCAGCGCCGCCATCGCACTGACGTCGACCAGCAGCAGCGACAGCTCCATGTCCTCGGGGACGCGTTGGTGACGCAGCGTGAAGCGGGCCAGCCGGCAGAGATCGTCGCTGTTCACGACGCGCTCCTGCTCGTCGGCGAGGAAGACGGCCACTAGAGATCGCTTCCCTCGACGCCCTGGCGCAGCGCTTCGTAGCGGTCGTACGCCTCGACGATGCGCTGCACGATGTGGTGGCGCACGACATCACCCGAGCCGAGGTACGCGAAGTCCACGCCGTCGATCTCGTCGAGGATCTCGGTCACGACCTTGAGGCCGCTGCGGTTGCCCCGCGGCAGGTCGATCTGGCTCACGTCCCCCGTCACGACCGCCTGTGACCCGAACCCGATGCGCGTCAGGAACATCTTCATCTGCTCAGGTGTGGTGTTCTGCGCCTCGTCCAGCACGATGAACGCGTCGTTCAGCGTGTTGTGCGTGACGAGGAAGTCCTCCGTGACGTAGAGCTGGTCGTCCGCCGCGACGCGGATGCAGACCGTCTCCTCGTCGCCCACAGGCTCGATGGAGTCGATGAACCGCATCGGCCTGCCACCTTCGATGCGCTGGTACGTCTCGAGCTTGCGTCGCGACCGGAACGGGACGATGACCGGGGGGAGTCGGATCTCCAGAACGTGCGCATCGCAAGCGAGCGTGCTGGCGACGCCGCCGAGGGAGCGCACAAGGAACACCACGTCATCCCGAAGCCCTTCATCGGTAACCACGTAGCGGACCGCAACGCCGTCACGGGTTCGCACGATGCTGCCCGGAGATGAGTCGAGCAGTCCCTGGAGAAGAGCCACGCGGGTCGTGACGTCGTTCAGCAGGTACTCCCGCGGTAACGACGCCGTACGGACCGGTGCCGACACGGTTCGCTCCGCCACCAGCAGCGCCCCGCCCGCTGGCCGAGGATCGAGCGCTGCACCCGCGGAGCCACCGCGCTCCTCATCCGTGAGCGACAGACCGAGG
This genomic interval carries:
- the era gene encoding GTPase Era, producing the protein MLAGGEEVPEGHRSGFVCLVGRPNVGKSTLLNAMVGAKVSIVTEVPGTTRNAIRGVVTRADAQLIFIDTPGFTKPRTLLNQRLNDLVRDTWSGVDVICFLVDAAAGIGAGDRWLTDQLRGVATPVVAVVNKEDRVRGAPLIPVLDEVSRLGSWAEIVPTSAVDGTNVAHLADVLVSYLPEGPRLFPAGQVSDQPERQLVAEIIREKFIVRMHDELPHSIAVVVEGIDEDPEREDLLHVSATIFVERDSQKGIVIGRRGAVLARSNTLARQELETILGAKVFLDVRVKVAKDWQRDPRRLERFGY
- the cdd gene encoding cytidine deaminase, with the translated sequence MAYDEADLLRRARQARDRAYAPYSGFRVGAVVVTEDGQMFEGANVENAAYPMAACAEANAIRTMAGAGVRSPIVAVAVVGDGEAACTPCGGCRQVIFEFGADATVFASGDGGRPLVATIRELLPHAFGPRRLSQGRST
- a CDS encoding hemolysin family protein gives rise to the protein MTGIDIVAVVAVTVMLLLTAMVGAFETVVSQLDVVRALRLDEEERPGSDRLLWLIEHRGRTLNVVLFLTVTLRVTAAAVLIALLSRHLAGASGIAIAVAVMVLASYVAAEVLPRTLALRHLEASGLVLGRLFHPVVRGLRPLVEPLTVVGRALVRERNGVAGPFPGEDELDDRDDDGEDEPIEPEERAMIHSIFELGDTIAREIMVPRPDMVTLGEDASFEDVLETIIGRGYSRIPVTGENRDEIVGIVYAKDVLERLSSDLEGREWGDLVRPATFVPETKRGDDLLRELQEQKVHLAIVVDEYGATIGLVTIEDILEEIVGEIVDEHDREEPLVEMLDDGRARVDARLPVDDLNDLFDAELPDDDWDTVGGLLFGTLGRVARPGDRVTIEGLRLIAERVQGRRVSKVVVERVHDDERIPAVEA
- the ybeY gene encoding rRNA maturation RNase YbeY, yielding MAVFLADEQERVVNSDDLCRLARFTLRHQRVPEDMELSLLLVDVSAMAALNERHMGKPGPTDVLAFPMDEPGESPLAGPAILGDVVLCPDVAAEQGPRYGRSVHDELRLLTVHGILHLLGMDHADPQSEREMFGLTDVILSEYGQSEVHS